In Ciconia boyciana chromosome 3, ASM3463844v1, whole genome shotgun sequence, a genomic segment contains:
- the HINT3 gene encoding adenosine 5'-monophosphoramidase HINT3 isoform X3, producing the protein MAGEEAAAGGAEGRDAGNGGGYDGKCVFCRIARREEPGTALLPCEYEDLVCFRDIRPGAPLHYLVVPVEHMGNCKTLKAEHIPVGKAVVKRMMEVGKAVLQRNNFSDLNDVRMGFHWPPFCSISHLHLHVLAPASQLGFLSRLVYRINSYWFITAEQLIERLQTENAAS; encoded by the exons aTGGCGGGGGAGGaggccgcggccggcggcgccgAGGGGAGAGACGCCGGGAACGGCGGCGGCTACGACGGCAAGTGCGTGTTCTGCAGGATCGCTCGCCGGGAGGAGCCGGGCACGGCGCTGCTCCCCTGCGAG TATGAAGACCTTGTTTGCTTTAGAGATATCAGACCTGGTGCCCCCCTCCACTATCTGGTGGTGCCGGTGGAGCACATGGGAAACTGCAAAACGCTGAAGGCAGAACACATTCCTGTCGGTAAGGCTGTAG TGAAGAGAATGATGGAAGTTGGAAAAGCTGTCCTCCAGAGAAATAACTTTAGTGACTTGAATGATGTAAG aatgGGTTTTCACTGGCCTCCGTTCTGCTCCATATCCCACTTGCATCTTCACGTCCTGGCCCCAGCGAGTCAGCTAGGATTCTTATCCAGACTCGTGTACAGAATCAACTCCTACTGGTTTATCACG GCTGAACAACTGATTGAGCGActgcaaactgaaaatgctGCCAGTTGA
- the HINT3 gene encoding adenosine 5'-monophosphoramidase HINT3 isoform X1, translated as MAGEEAAAGGAEGRDAGNGGGYDGKCVFCRIARREEPGTALLPCEYEDLVCFRDIRPGAPLHYLVVPVEHMGNCKTLKAEHIPVGKAVVKRMMEVGKAVLQRNNFSDLNDVRMGFHWPPFCSISHLHLHVLAPASQLGFLSRLVYRINSYWFITTETSVCFTKTLFVLTYVSRGKQ; from the exons aTGGCGGGGGAGGaggccgcggccggcggcgccgAGGGGAGAGACGCCGGGAACGGCGGCGGCTACGACGGCAAGTGCGTGTTCTGCAGGATCGCTCGCCGGGAGGAGCCGGGCACGGCGCTGCTCCCCTGCGAG TATGAAGACCTTGTTTGCTTTAGAGATATCAGACCTGGTGCCCCCCTCCACTATCTGGTGGTGCCGGTGGAGCACATGGGAAACTGCAAAACGCTGAAGGCAGAACACATTCCTGTCGGTAAGGCTGTAG TGAAGAGAATGATGGAAGTTGGAAAAGCTGTCCTCCAGAGAAATAACTTTAGTGACTTGAATGATGTAAG aatgGGTTTTCACTGGCCTCCGTTCTGCTCCATATCCCACTTGCATCTTCACGTCCTGGCCCCAGCGAGTCAGCTAGGATTCTTATCCAGACTCGTGTACAGAATCAACTCCTACTGGTTTATCACG ACTGAAACAAGTGTCTGCTTTACAAAAACATTGTTTGTACTGACTTATGTCAGTAGAGGTAAGCAATGA
- the HINT3 gene encoding adenosine 5'-monophosphoramidase HINT3 isoform X2 — protein MAGEEAAAGGAEGRDAGNGGGYDGKCVFCRIARREEPGTALLPCEYEDLVCFRDIRPGAPLHYLVVPVEHMGNCKTLKAEHIPVVKRMMEVGKAVLQRNNFSDLNDVRMGFHWPPFCSISHLHLHVLAPASQLGFLSRLVYRINSYWFITTETSVCFTKTLFVLTYVSRGKQ, from the exons aTGGCGGGGGAGGaggccgcggccggcggcgccgAGGGGAGAGACGCCGGGAACGGCGGCGGCTACGACGGCAAGTGCGTGTTCTGCAGGATCGCTCGCCGGGAGGAGCCGGGCACGGCGCTGCTCCCCTGCGAG TATGAAGACCTTGTTTGCTTTAGAGATATCAGACCTGGTGCCCCCCTCCACTATCTGGTGGTGCCGGTGGAGCACATGGGAAACTGCAAAACGCTGAAGGCAGAACACATTCCTGTCG TGAAGAGAATGATGGAAGTTGGAAAAGCTGTCCTCCAGAGAAATAACTTTAGTGACTTGAATGATGTAAG aatgGGTTTTCACTGGCCTCCGTTCTGCTCCATATCCCACTTGCATCTTCACGTCCTGGCCCCAGCGAGTCAGCTAGGATTCTTATCCAGACTCGTGTACAGAATCAACTCCTACTGGTTTATCACG ACTGAAACAAGTGTCTGCTTTACAAAAACATTGTTTGTACTGACTTATGTCAGTAGAGGTAAGCAATGA
- the HINT3 gene encoding adenosine 5'-monophosphoramidase HINT3 isoform X4: protein MAGEEAAAGGAEGRDAGNGGGYDGKCVFCRIARREEPGTALLPCEYEDLVCFRDIRPGAPLHYLVVPVEHMGNCKTLKAEHIPVVKRMMEVGKAVLQRNNFSDLNDVRMGFHWPPFCSISHLHLHVLAPASQLGFLSRLVYRINSYWFITAEQLIERLQTENAAS from the exons aTGGCGGGGGAGGaggccgcggccggcggcgccgAGGGGAGAGACGCCGGGAACGGCGGCGGCTACGACGGCAAGTGCGTGTTCTGCAGGATCGCTCGCCGGGAGGAGCCGGGCACGGCGCTGCTCCCCTGCGAG TATGAAGACCTTGTTTGCTTTAGAGATATCAGACCTGGTGCCCCCCTCCACTATCTGGTGGTGCCGGTGGAGCACATGGGAAACTGCAAAACGCTGAAGGCAGAACACATTCCTGTCG TGAAGAGAATGATGGAAGTTGGAAAAGCTGTCCTCCAGAGAAATAACTTTAGTGACTTGAATGATGTAAG aatgGGTTTTCACTGGCCTCCGTTCTGCTCCATATCCCACTTGCATCTTCACGTCCTGGCCCCAGCGAGTCAGCTAGGATTCTTATCCAGACTCGTGTACAGAATCAACTCCTACTGGTTTATCACG GCTGAACAACTGATTGAGCGActgcaaactgaaaatgctGCCAGTTGA